A single window of Coffea eugenioides isolate CCC68of chromosome 7, Ceug_1.0, whole genome shotgun sequence DNA harbors:
- the LOC113776970 gene encoding protein ALP1-like, protein MDNDGHIQGGQLDDELDDEELDNILMYVVLLGFMFFFQDTHQQVPRRRRVRDSALSGRDYVLEIINGHEDRIIQNMRLDVPQFLLLCDLLLNRGYWHAYPSQRVGVHESVALTLMCLSHDERHRVLAERFQHSTETIDRHVRRVLRALVRLGRDLVRPRNVDDTHPRILNNGLLMPWFRDCVGALDGTHVSAWCRAEVRERFRNRHGDLSQNILAACDHDMRFVFVRVGWEGSAHDARILQETLLDPASGFPMPPQGKYYAVDAAYRNMPGFMAPFRGARGTPHERAAKALFNRRHASVRNIIERTFGVLKKRFPILKGPMQNYLIATQNNIVLPCCALHNFMRDYVPNDEYFNEEAINGAFADAHIAGEQVQMGQPIDMSQQGIDNWNEDRRAMAAHMYVNANN, encoded by the exons ATGGACAACGATGGGCACATTCAAGGAGGTCAACTGGATGACGAGCTAGATGATGAGGAGCTCGACAACATCCTTATGTACGTCGTATTATTGGGTTTCATGTTCTTTTTCCAGGATACACATCAGCAGGTCCCAAGAAGACGAAGAGTACGAGATAGCGCGCTGTCAGGGAGAGATTATGTGCTTGAGATTATTAACGGACATGAAGACCGAATTATTCAGAATATGCGCTTGGAtgttcctcaattccttttGTTGTGCGATTTATTGCTTAATCGGGGTTACTGGCATGCATATCCTTCTCAAAGAGTGGGGGTACATGAATCCGTTGCTTTAACCCTAATGTGCCTGAGCCATGATGAGCGGCACCGGGTGTTAGCCGAGCGGTTCCAGCACTCAACGGAGACGATTGATCGACACGTTCGTCGTGTCTTACGAGCTTTGGTTCGGCTAGGTCGTGATCTCGTTAGGCCAAGAAACGTCGATGACACGCATCCTCGGATCTTGAACAATGGTTTGCTCATGCCGTGGTTCCGA GATTGTGTGGGAGCTTTAGATGGGACCCACGTATCCGCTTGGTGCAGAGCAGAGGTAAGAGAGAGGTTCAGAAATCGGCATGGCGACTTATCCCAGAATATACTTGCTGCCTGCGATCATGATATGCGGTTTGTCTTTGTTCGGGTCGGCTGGGAGGGTAGTGCTCATGATGCCAGAATTCTCCAAGAGACCTTGCTTGATCCGGCCTCAGGATTTCCAATGCCACCGCAAG GAAAATATTATGCAGTAGATGCTGCCTACAGAAATATGCCGGGGTTTATGGCTCCGTTTAGGGGTGCACGTGGCACACCTCATGAGCGAGCAGCTAAAGCGCTGTTCAATAGGCGACATGCATCAGTTAGGAATATTATTGAGCGTACATTTGGAGTTCTTAAGAAGCGATTTCCAATACTCAAAGGTCCAATGCAGAACTACCTGATAGCAACGCAAAATAATATTGTGCTTCCATGTTGTGCTCTTCACAATTTTATGCGCGATTATGTGCCGAATGATGAGTACTTCAATGAAGAAGCGATCAATGGTGCCTTTGCAGATGCACACATAGCAGGGGAACAAGTGCAGATGGGTCAACCTATCGATATGTCGCAGCAGGGCATAGATAACTGGAATGAAGATCGGCGGGCAATGGCGGCGCACATGTATGTGAATGCTAATAACTAG